The Desulfurellaceae bacterium genome includes a window with the following:
- a CDS encoding 50S ribosome-binding GTPase has protein sequence MASLSPSDSLDLPVSAGRQYRVAVVGNPNTGKTTLFNALTGLSQHTGNYPGVTVESALGEFREDRDRFLVVDLPGTYSLAARAPDEMIAVSVLLGRGKGVAQPDVIVCVVDATNLDRNLYLATQVIDIGLPLVIALSMTDLADKQG, from the coding sequence ATGGCCAGCCTCTCCCCCTCTGATTCCCTTGACCTGCCTGTCAGCGCCGGACGCCAATACCGGGTAGCGGTGGTCGGCAACCCCAATACGGGCAAGACCACCCTGTTCAACGCCCTGACCGGCCTGAGCCAGCATACCGGCAACTATCCCGGCGTCACGGTGGAAAGCGCGCTGGGAGAATTCCGCGAAGACCGCGACCGTTTTCTGGTGGTGGACCTGCCCGGGACCTACTCGCTGGCCGCCCGTGCCCCGGATGAAATGATTGCGGTGTCGGTGCTGCTGGGTCGCGGCAAAGGCGTGGCCCAGCCGGATGTGATTGTGTGTGTGGTCGATGCCACCAATCTCGACCGCAACCTATACCTGGCGACCCAGGTCATTGATATCGGGCTGCCGCTGGTCATTGCCCTGAGCATGACCGATCTGGCCGACAAACAGGGAC
- a CDS encoding ferrous iron transport protein A, with product MQKTLADLAPSESGQIHAISGTDGISHRLAELGFTRGQTVQVIRFAPLGDPIQIRIRGFQLALRRQEATRVLLASPTPSA from the coding sequence ATGCAAAAGACCCTGGCGGATCTCGCACCCTCCGAGTCCGGGCAAATTCACGCCATCAGCGGCACCGACGGTATCTCCCACCGCTTGGCCGAACTCGGCTTTACCCGAGGCCAAACGGTCCAGGTCATCCGCTTTGCGCCCTTAGGCGATCCCATCCAGATCCGCATACGTGGCTTCCAGCTCGCCCTGCGCCGTCAAGAAGCTACCCGCGTCCTGCTTGCCTCCCCAACCCCCAGCGCATAA
- a CDS encoding methyltransferase domain-containing protein yields MTSHESQEPDTLPGTDLDVSKMPAHWLLARLGKRVLRPGGLGITRALLDGLAIGGEDAVVEFAPGLGGTARMILECGPRSYTGVERDTEAAEWTRRHLPDRSRISVVVGQAERTELADASASVVLGEAMLTMNTQDHKQRIMTEAFRLLRPGGRYGIHELCLFPDNIAPANRDEIYAGLSSVLHVGARPLPNAEWRGLLETAGFQVRHGGYAPMRLLGPRRLVQDEGVWGALRLVRNVLGNTPARRRVLAMRRAFTRYRDHIGAIFLVGQKPEA; encoded by the coding sequence ATGACCTCGCATGAATCTCAGGAACCTGACACGCTGCCGGGAACAGACCTCGATGTCTCAAAAATGCCCGCCCACTGGCTGCTGGCCCGGCTGGGCAAGCGGGTGCTACGACCGGGCGGGCTGGGTATCACCCGCGCCCTGCTCGACGGTCTGGCCATCGGTGGAGAGGACGCTGTGGTCGAATTCGCCCCCGGCCTTGGCGGCACGGCGCGCATGATCCTGGAGTGCGGCCCGCGCAGCTACACCGGGGTGGAACGCGATACCGAGGCCGCCGAATGGACCCGTCGTCATCTGCCGGATCGCTCACGCATCTCGGTGGTGGTCGGCCAGGCCGAGCGGACCGAGCTGGCGGATGCCTCGGCCTCGGTGGTGCTCGGCGAAGCCATGCTGACCATGAACACCCAGGACCATAAGCAGCGCATCATGACCGAGGCGTTTCGCCTGCTGCGGCCCGGTGGTCGCTACGGCATCCACGAGCTGTGCCTCTTTCCCGACAATATCGCCCCGGCAAACCGCGACGAGATCTACGCCGGCCTGTCCTCAGTGCTGCACGTTGGAGCCCGGCCGCTGCCCAACGCCGAGTGGCGGGGGCTGCTTGAGACTGCGGGCTTTCAAGTCCGGCACGGCGGCTATGCGCCGATGCGTCTGCTGGGGCCGCGCCGCCTTGTCCAGGACGAGGGCGTGTGGGGCGCCCTGAGGCTGGTCAGGAATGTACTTGGTAATACCCCGGCCCGGCGGCGGGTGCTGGCCATGCGCCGGGCTTTTACCCGATACCGGGACCATATCGGCGCCATTTTTCTGGTCGGGCAGAAGCCTGAGGCATGA
- a CDS encoding Fe2+-dependent dioxygenase, protein MLIPLHTVLTKNHVRHFRETLGHGPWLDGKRTAGIQASDVKRNQQLDDRSESAADLRRQLLTLLGQHQLFVSAALPHRILSPQFSRYCAGHRYGAHVDNAVMPTGDPDRILRTDLSATLFLSHPDEYDGGELSIETTYGVQEIKLDAGDMILYPSGSLHRVAPVTRGIRICALVWIQSMVRDNHRRALLFDLDQSIQALTRKRGGTDQEVQRLTGVYHNLVRMWAEV, encoded by the coding sequence ATGCTCATTCCTCTCCACACGGTTCTGACCAAGAACCACGTGCGCCACTTTCGGGAAACCCTAGGCCACGGGCCGTGGCTCGACGGCAAACGGACGGCGGGGATACAGGCCAGCGACGTCAAGCGGAATCAGCAGCTTGACGACCGCTCCGAGTCGGCGGCAGATCTGCGCCGGCAGCTGCTGACGCTCTTGGGACAACACCAGCTGTTTGTGTCTGCAGCCCTGCCCCACAGAATCCTGTCCCCACAGTTCAGCCGTTACTGTGCCGGTCACCGCTACGGTGCGCACGTAGACAACGCCGTCATGCCGACCGGCGACCCGGACCGGATTCTGCGAACCGACCTGTCGGCCACACTCTTCCTCAGCCATCCCGACGAATACGACGGCGGAGAACTCAGCATTGAGACGACCTATGGAGTACAAGAGATCAAGCTCGACGCCGGCGACATGATCCTCTACCCGTCCGGCAGCCTGCATCGCGTCGCTCCGGTGACGCGCGGCATTAGAATATGCGCGCTGGTCTGGATACAAAGCATGGTCCGCGACAACCACCGGCGGGCGCTGCTGTTTGATCTGGACCAGAGCATTCAGGCGCTGACTCGAAAACGGGGCGGCACGGATCAGGAAGTGCAGCGGCTGACCGGGGTGTACCACAACTTGGTCAGAATGTGGGCCGAAGTCTGA
- a CDS encoding alpha-hydroxy-acid oxidizing protein: MKPAKRPKLTRIPPELACVSDYEHLAKDFVPHSVYEYIAGGGADDISLHSNRRAFDRIELFSRVLSDCTGGTTALSLLDEPFRHPVLLAPVAYQKLVHPDGERATAQAADALQAGFIASTMASVSLEAIAAELSGNKWFQLYVQDSREGTLSLLRRAEAAGYTALVVTVDAPINGLRNRAQRAGFALPQQVQAVNLGGLPQSSPPSLGAEHSIVFQGLMASAPTWADLVWLRRQTALPIIVKGILHPADAVRVADMGLAGVVVSNHGGRTLDGLPASISALPAVRAALGPDFLVLLDGGIRRGTDVFKALALGANAVLVGRPQVYALAVAGALGVAHMLRLLREELEVTMALTGCPTLAHITMDALYPSEAWTGLD, from the coding sequence ATGAAGCCTGCCAAGCGGCCCAAGCTCACACGCATTCCGCCCGAGTTGGCGTGCGTCTCGGACTACGAGCATTTGGCAAAGGATTTCGTTCCTCACAGCGTATACGAGTATATCGCCGGGGGTGGGGCCGATGACATCAGCCTGCACAGCAATCGGCGCGCGTTTGACCGCATAGAGCTGTTCAGCCGGGTGCTGAGCGACTGCACGGGCGGCACCACGGCGCTGAGTCTGCTCGACGAGCCGTTTCGGCACCCCGTGCTGTTGGCCCCCGTGGCCTACCAGAAACTCGTCCATCCCGACGGTGAGCGGGCGACGGCCCAGGCGGCCGACGCCCTGCAGGCGGGATTCATCGCCAGTACCATGGCCTCGGTCTCGCTGGAGGCCATTGCGGCAGAGCTGAGCGGAAACAAATGGTTCCAGCTGTACGTGCAAGACTCGCGGGAGGGAACGCTGTCGCTGTTGCGACGGGCCGAGGCGGCCGGCTATACCGCGCTGGTCGTCACGGTTGACGCGCCCATCAACGGCTTACGCAACCGTGCCCAACGCGCAGGATTTGCCTTGCCACAGCAGGTCCAGGCGGTGAACCTGGGCGGCCTGCCCCAGTCCAGTCCGCCCAGCTTGGGGGCCGAGCACAGCATCGTGTTTCAGGGGCTGATGGCCAGCGCCCCGACCTGGGCCGACCTCGTCTGGTTGCGGCGGCAGACTGCCCTGCCCATCATTGTGAAAGGCATCCTGCATCCGGCCGACGCCGTGCGCGTCGCCGACATGGGGCTGGCCGGGGTAGTGGTGTCGAACCATGGGGGCCGGACTCTGGACGGCCTGCCGGCCAGCATCAGCGCTTTACCTGCCGTACGGGCGGCGCTGGGTCCCGATTTTCTGGTCCTGCTCGACGGCGGCATACGCCGGGGGACTGATGTCTTCAAGGCGCTGGCCTTGGGCGCCAACGCGGTCCTCGTCGGAAGACCACAGGTCTATGCCCTTGCGGTTGCGGGCGCGCTGGGTGTGGCCCATATGCTGCGCCTCCTACGGGAGGAACTGGAAGTGACAATGGCGCTGACCGGCTGCCCGACGCTGGCACATATCACCATGGACGCGCTCTACCCCAGCGAAGCGTGGACCGGACTCGACTAG